In Zingiber officinale cultivar Zhangliang chromosome 1A, Zo_v1.1, whole genome shotgun sequence, a genomic segment contains:
- the LOC122038740 gene encoding EIN3-binding F-box protein 1-like, protein MAALVKRGGSDDICPGGPFFSNLMDSSLLRSLAHTVDVYCPPRKRSRVAVPHILRAEEITAEEKQQPCSIDILPDECLFEILRRLPGDKERSNSACVSKRWLMLLSSICSSERAGQLKPNLQCVSKSLPDLNEHPSLSQQEIHNNGFLTRRLAAEEATDIRLAAIALGTCSRGGLGKLFIQGNDSTKLSNVGLSAIAHACPSLRMLSMWKVPLVTDAGLEEIADECPLLEKLDLCQCPQISDKGLMAVALKCPNLISLTIESSSSISNKALQVVGRRCLKLKYVTIKDCPQVGDQGIASLVSSPSSSLERIKLQSLNVTDLALAVIGQYGKNLTDISLTSLQNVGEKGFWVMGNTCGLQKLRSISIINCSGLTDIGLQAVAKGSPFMKQLFVRKSCYLTDAGLRAFAEKAWTLENLHLEDCNRITFVGVLSALFTCPKLKSLALITCLGIKDLAFAPPQLPSCISLESLTIQDCPGVTSVSLQVVGKIFPQLRKLNLGGQAGVTDVSLAPLIDNSKVGLVEVNLRGCVSISDALISMLVNAHGSTLKMLNLDGCTKITDRSLTFIAHCCSVLDDLDLSHCSIGNYGVAVLASAKQLNLRILSLARCSITEKIMPLLANMGQSMVGLNLQQCRLISTDAVGLLEEKLWWSDIIS, encoded by the exons ATGGCGGCTCTCGTCAAACGCGGAG GCAGTGATGATATCTGTCCTGGTGGCCCTTTTTTCTCGAATCTCATGGATTCGAGTCTTCTCAGGTCTCTCGCTCATACAGTTGATGTTTACTGCCCCCCTCGCAAGAGGTCACGAGTCGCTGTCCCGCACATCCTCAGAGCTGAAGAGATAACTGCAGAGGAAAAACAGCAGCCCTGCTCAATTGACATTCTTCCTGATGAGTGCCTCTTTGAAATCCTCAGACGATTGCCAGGAGATAAAGAAAGAAGTAACTCTGCTTGTGTTTCTAAACGTTGGCTCATGCTACTGAGCAGCATCTGTTCTTCTGAACGTGCTGGTCAGTTGAAGCCTAACCTACAATGTGTGAGCAAGTCCTTGCCAGACCTGAATGAGCATCCATCTTTAAGCCAGCAGGAAATTCATAACAATGGCTTTCTTACCAGGCGCTTAGCAGCTGAGGAAGCTACTGATATTAGACTCGCTGCTATTGCACTAGGAACTTGTAGCCGTGGTGGACTAGGCAAACTTTTCATCCAAGGAAATGACTCAACTAAGCTATCTAATGTCGGGCTCTCTGCAATTGCCCATGCTTGTCCTTCACTTCGGATGTTATCCATGTGGAAGGTGCCCTTGGTCACTGATGCTGGTCTGGAAGAGATTGCTGATGAATGCCCATTGTTGGAAAAACTAGACCTTTGCCAGTGTCCACAAATCTCTGACAAGGGCTTGATGGCTGTTGCTCTAAAGTGCCCTAACTTGATATCTCTCACTATTGAATCATCTTCAAGCATAAGTAATAAAGCTCTTCAGGTTGTTGGTCGGCGGTGTTTGAAATTGAAGTATGTTACCATCAAGGACTGCCCACAAGTTGGTGACCAAGGAATTGCCAGCTTGGtatcttctccttcctcttccttgGAGAGGATAAAACTTCAGTCTTTGAATGTCACTGACTTAGCTCTTGCAGTTATTGGCCAATACGGAAAGAACCTAACGGATATATCTTTGACTTCTCTCCAGAACGTTGGTGAGAAGGGATTTTGGGTTATGGGCAATACTTGTGGGCTGCAGAAACTGAGGTCCATCAGTATCATCAATTGCAGTGGGCTTACTGATATAGGCTTGCAAGCTGTTGCAAAAGGTTCCCCTTTCATGAAGCAGCTTTTTGTTCGCAAATCTTGCTACTTGACTGATGCTGGTTTGAGAGCTTTTGCCGAAAAAGCTTGGACACTTGAAAATTTGCATCTTGAGGACTGTAACCGGATAACATTTGTAGGTGTTCTCAGTGCTCTCTTCACATGTCCGAAGCTGAAGTCACTTGCCCTGATTACATGTCTGGGCATCAAAGATTTAGCTTTTGCCCCTCCTCAACTGCCATCATGCATATCACTTGAGTCCTTAACCATTCAGGATTGTCCAGGTGTCACAAGTGTTAGCTTACAAGTGGTGGGGAAGATCTTCCCCCAGTTACGGAAATTAAACTTGGGAGGTCAAGCTGGAGTTACTGATGTGTCGCTTGCTCCACTGATTGATAATTCTAAAGTGGGTTTAGTGGAGGTAAATCTAAGAGGTTGTGTTAGTATTTCTGATGCATTGATCTCCATGTTGGTGAATGCACACGGAAGTACTCTGAAGATGCTTAATCTTGATGGATGTACAAAGATCACTGATAGGAGCCTCACGTTCATTGCCCACTGCTGCTCTGTGCTTGATGATCTGGATTTATCACATTGCTCAATAGGTAACTATGGCGTGGCAGTCCTTGCATCTGCAAAACAGCTTAACTTGCGTATTCTCTCTCTTGCAAGATGCTCAATCACTGAAAAAATTATGCCATTGTTGGCAAATATGGGGCAGTCAATGGTGGGCCTAAATCTTCAGCAGTGCCGTTTGATCAGCACTGATGCAGTTGGGTTGCTCGAGGAAAAGCTATGGTGGTCCGACATCATTTCCTAG